TTATGCCATTAAAAGAGTTGTTAGATCCGCAAGGAAAAACGGTAGAACAAAGTTTACACAACATGAACTTTAAGATGGGAAAAGTTAGAATTGGCAAACGCATTTCATTAACTGTAGAAGCTAGTGATGTAGCAGAT
Above is a genomic segment from Chitinophagales bacterium containing:
- the purS gene encoding phosphoribosylformylglycinamidine synthase subunit PurS; protein product: MQFEALINIMPLKELLDPQGKTVEQSLHNMNFKMGKVRIGKRISLTVEASDVADAQSKVDEACKKLLHNPVMEYYEFEINALA